The following coding sequences lie in one Nitratireductor mangrovi genomic window:
- a CDS encoding SH3 domain-containing protein — MDESKPFAGRRMRSAFDEPIAVFQSSAPRAGADGVALPALIASMVVGAGVAIGVLFVSSQSGSATPEATDTPAQVAAASAQVVDEAPVEKPDGNAEVALREPIAEPVVAPERLAAATSAPIGTDDSPLGSDNPRWAVRTGADKHAAVAAIAALADARNEEGPKEAGRELGYATAAVDAEQPLEVEQEAAPAPKIAEPKPAAAAPAEKKPEAAAPPAASSRARVTTAVNMRRGPDNGAGVVAVIPGGAEIGIIECRIWCHVEHDGRNGYIFKRFVRQQVRAEPQTAKSDDRAPTPEEMKADIANHRLAQRGGR, encoded by the coding sequence TTGGACGAATCCAAACCATTCGCCGGGCGAAGGATGCGCTCGGCTTTCGATGAGCCAATCGCTGTTTTCCAATCATCTGCGCCACGCGCGGGCGCTGATGGTGTTGCGCTGCCGGCGTTGATTGCGTCGATGGTCGTCGGCGCCGGCGTCGCTATTGGCGTTCTTTTCGTTTCGAGCCAGTCCGGCTCCGCCACCCCCGAGGCGACAGACACCCCCGCTCAGGTCGCGGCCGCGTCGGCGCAAGTCGTGGACGAAGCGCCGGTTGAGAAGCCCGATGGCAACGCTGAGGTGGCGCTGCGGGAACCCATTGCGGAACCGGTCGTTGCGCCCGAGCGCCTGGCCGCTGCAACGAGTGCGCCTATCGGTACCGATGATTCTCCGCTGGGAAGCGACAATCCGCGGTGGGCCGTGAGAACGGGGGCTGACAAGCATGCCGCCGTCGCCGCTATTGCCGCTCTTGCCGATGCCAGGAATGAAGAGGGACCGAAAGAGGCCGGACGAGAACTGGGCTACGCCACCGCGGCGGTCGATGCCGAGCAGCCGCTCGAGGTTGAGCAGGAAGCTGCTCCCGCGCCGAAAATCGCCGAGCCCAAGCCGGCAGCCGCGGCCCCGGCCGAGAAGAAGCCCGAAGCGGCGGCACCGCCAGCTGCAAGCAGCAGGGCGCGCGTGACCACCGCCGTGAACATGCGCCGCGGGCCGGACAACGGTGCGGGGGTCGTTGCCGTCATACCGGGCGGGGCGGAGATCGGCATCATCGAATGCCGCATCTGGTGTCATGTCGAACATGACGGCCGCAACGGTTACATCTTCAAGCGCTTCGTTCGCCAGCAGGTTCGGGCGGAACCGCAAACCGCCAAGTCGGATGATCGGGCGCCGACCCCGGAAGAAATGAAGGCCGACATCGCCAACCACCGCCTGGCGCAACGCGGAGGCCGTTGA
- a CDS encoding RNA methyltransferase, which produces MAEQDGRLATEGPAIILVEPQLGENIGMVARAMANFGLSELRLVNPRDGWPNEKARAAASRADHVIDATTLHDTTADAVADLNFVFATTARARDGFKPVRSPVEAGRALRLRGGDGQRTGILFGREKFGLSNEEVSLADEIVTFPVNPAFSSLNIAQAVLLMSYEWMKSGLEDETATAFAGPEMTPARKETLESFLGHLENALEARGYFRPPEKKPKMAANLRSVLTRPGFSDTEIKLLRGVLSSLDYFSPAEPRGSGYPERKARADRATGRDVNPEDETGHG; this is translated from the coding sequence ATGGCAGAGCAAGACGGGCGGCTTGCAACCGAGGGGCCGGCGATCATTCTGGTCGAGCCGCAGCTCGGCGAGAATATCGGCATGGTGGCGCGCGCGATGGCGAATTTCGGACTGTCCGAACTACGCCTGGTCAACCCGCGCGACGGCTGGCCGAACGAGAAGGCGCGTGCCGCCGCCAGCCGCGCCGACCATGTGATCGACGCAACCACGCTCCACGACACGACCGCGGACGCGGTCGCTGATCTCAATTTCGTCTTCGCGACCACGGCGCGCGCCCGAGATGGCTTCAAACCAGTACGAAGCCCGGTGGAGGCGGGCAGAGCGCTTCGGTTGCGCGGCGGTGATGGCCAGCGAACGGGTATTCTGTTCGGGCGCGAGAAATTCGGGCTCTCCAACGAGGAAGTTTCGCTCGCCGACGAGATCGTCACCTTCCCGGTCAACCCCGCATTCTCGTCCCTCAACATCGCCCAAGCTGTGCTCCTGATGTCCTATGAGTGGATGAAATCGGGGCTTGAGGATGAAACGGCGACCGCTTTTGCCGGACCGGAGATGACGCCGGCACGCAAGGAGACCCTTGAGAGCTTTCTCGGTCACCTGGAAAACGCACTCGAAGCTCGCGGCTACTTCAGACCGCCGGAAAAAAAGCCAAAAATGGCCGCGAACCTGCGCTCCGTGCTGACCAGGCCGGGATTCTCGGATACCGAGATCAAGCTTCTGCGCGGTGTCCTGTCGTCGCTCGACTATTTCTCGCCGGCGGAGCCGCGTGGATCGGGCTATCCGGAGCGCAAGGCACGCGCCGACCGCGCGACAGGCCGCGACGTGAACCCCGAAGACGAGACCGGCCATGGCTGA
- a CDS encoding DUF3008 family protein yields MPAQSKAQQKAAGAALAAKRGEIDRDELVGASREMYDSMSKAELKELAETKREGLPPKKDG; encoded by the coding sequence ATGCCCGCCCAATCCAAGGCACAACAAAAAGCCGCCGGCGCGGCACTTGCTGCCAAGCGTGGCGAGATCGACCGCGATGAACTCGTGGGTGCCTCGCGCGAGATGTATGACTCGATGTCGAAGGCCGAACTGAAGGAACTCGCAGAGACAAAGCGCGAAGGCCTGCCGCCCAAGAAGGACGGTTGA
- a CDS encoding multidrug effflux MFS transporter, protein MDQQTARTQAPRLAIPRWEFIAIAAALMALNALAIDVMLPGLQQIGASLGVEDENARQYVITAYITGFGLAQLVFGPVSDRFGRRLPLLIGLGVYVVAAFACVFAPGFGMLLLFRFIQGLGAASTRVISVSIVRDTFGGRAMAEVMSLVFMVFMIVPVVAPGVGQVVLLFFEWPAVFLFIGIVSLVFTVWTWLRLPETLKPEHRRAFTPASIVEGFKIVLSNRLSVCYTIAITGIIGALFGFINSAQQVYVGIYQVGTMFPVYFAAVAGLMALSSFLNSRLVGRFGMRRLAHSALVGFAVMTGAAFLLSLAGPVPFWLFLTLFALAMMQFSWIVSNFNALALEELGHVAGTASSAQGFIQTLGGGVLGAIIGQAFDGTVTPLSGGYFAAALLGLAAVLVAERGRLFQTVNQPV, encoded by the coding sequence ATGGACCAGCAGACCGCCCGCACGCAGGCGCCTCGTCTCGCGATTCCGCGCTGGGAGTTCATCGCCATTGCGGCCGCACTCATGGCGCTCAACGCACTGGCGATTGACGTCATGCTGCCGGGATTGCAGCAGATCGGCGCCAGCCTCGGTGTGGAGGACGAGAACGCGCGCCAATATGTCATCACTGCCTACATCACCGGCTTCGGGCTTGCCCAGCTGGTCTTCGGCCCGGTTTCCGACCGCTTCGGCCGGCGCCTGCCCCTTCTGATCGGCCTCGGTGTCTATGTCGTGGCCGCCTTTGCCTGCGTGTTCGCGCCAGGTTTCGGCATGCTGCTCCTGTTCCGGTTCATCCAGGGCCTCGGCGCTGCCTCGACGCGGGTCATATCCGTCTCGATCGTCCGCGACACGTTCGGCGGCCGCGCAATGGCCGAGGTGATGTCGCTGGTCTTCATGGTATTCATGATCGTGCCGGTCGTGGCGCCCGGTGTCGGGCAGGTAGTGCTGCTGTTTTTCGAATGGCCGGCGGTGTTTCTGTTCATCGGCATCGTGTCGCTGGTCTTCACCGTCTGGACCTGGCTGCGCCTGCCGGAAACGCTGAAGCCCGAACATCGACGAGCCTTCACGCCAGCCTCTATTGTCGAGGGCTTCAAGATCGTGCTCTCCAACCGGCTTTCGGTCTGCTACACGATCGCGATCACCGGCATTATCGGCGCGCTGTTCGGCTTCATCAATTCCGCACAGCAGGTCTATGTCGGCATCTACCAGGTCGGCACGATGTTTCCGGTCTATTTCGCTGCTGTCGCCGGCCTGATGGCGCTGTCGTCGTTCCTGAACTCGCGACTCGTCGGCCGTTTCGGGATGCGGCGTCTCGCCCATTCGGCGCTGGTCGGCTTTGCGGTCATGACCGGGGCCGCATTTCTGCTCTCGCTGGCCGGGCCGGTGCCGTTCTGGTTGTTCCTGACGCTCTTCGCCCTGGCGATGATGCAGTTCAGCTGGATCGTTTCCAACTTCAATGCCCTGGCCCTCGAAGAGCTGGGGCACGTGGCCGGGACGGCGTCCTCAGCGCAAGGCTTCATCCAGACGCTCGGTGGGGGTGTTCTCGGCGCCATCATCGGCCAGGCCTTCGACGGCACGGTGACGCCGCTTTCTGGGGGGTATTTCGCAGCCGCCCTTCTGGGGCTGGCGGCTGTGCTTGTCGCCGAACGCGGCAGGCTGTTCCAGACGGTGAACCAGCCGGTCTAA
- a CDS encoding alpha/beta fold hydrolase gives MSAPEFFAVDTGEVTLNCAALGAPGKPLVICLHGFPEYWAAWRAVMEALCKDFRLVAPDQRGFNLSSKPEGVDSYRARHMVADLDKLAEQLSPDQPFVLAGHDWGASVAYAYAFARPERVSHLIIANGVHPAVFQRAIFEDEGQRAASQYINTLRAEGAEARMAADGYRRTLRMIEGFSKTDWMTPETRSEYVAAWSQPGAMTAMLNWYRASPIIVPEPGAPSEESFVLTLPDEAVAVRMPHLVLWGEDDEALRPACVEGLPRYAPSLVVRRVPGAGHWILHEKPALVAQAIREFVATG, from the coding sequence GTGAGCGCCCCCGAATTCTTTGCGGTTGATACCGGCGAGGTCACTTTGAATTGCGCCGCGCTCGGGGCTCCTGGGAAGCCACTGGTGATTTGCCTGCATGGCTTCCCCGAATATTGGGCCGCCTGGCGTGCCGTGATGGAGGCGCTTTGTAAAGACTTCCGTCTGGTCGCCCCGGACCAGCGCGGCTTCAACCTCTCCTCCAAACCGGAAGGCGTCGACAGCTACCGAGCCCGTCACATGGTGGCCGACCTTGATAAGCTCGCAGAGCAGCTGAGCCCGGATCAGCCTTTCGTCCTTGCCGGCCATGACTGGGGCGCTTCGGTTGCCTATGCCTATGCGTTCGCGCGCCCGGAACGGGTCAGTCATCTGATCATCGCCAACGGCGTTCACCCGGCCGTCTTCCAGCGCGCGATCTTTGAGGACGAGGGCCAGCGCGCGGCCAGCCAGTACATCAACACCCTGCGCGCCGAAGGTGCCGAGGCGCGGATGGCTGCGGACGGCTATCGGCGAACGCTGCGCATGATCGAAGGTTTTTCGAAGACGGACTGGATGACGCCTGAAACGAGGAGCGAGTATGTCGCCGCGTGGTCGCAGCCGGGCGCGATGACCGCGATGCTCAACTGGTACCGCGCCTCGCCCATCATTGTGCCCGAACCAGGCGCGCCGTCAGAGGAAAGTTTCGTGCTGACGCTGCCCGACGAGGCCGTAGCGGTGCGCATGCCGCATCTGGTGTTGTGGGGCGAGGACGACGAGGCGCTGCGGCCTGCCTGCGTCGAGGGACTGCCGCGTTACGCTCCCAGTCTGGTCGTTCGCCGCGTGCCCGGTGCCGGTCACTGGATCCTGCACGAAAAGCCGGCACTTGTTGCGCAGGCAATACGCGAGTTTGTCGCAACCGGCTGA
- the purL gene encoding phosphoribosylformylglycinamidine synthase subunit PurL: MTIPNTVPITPELVAAHGLKPDEYQRILDLIGREPTFTELGIFSAMWNEHCSYKSSKKWLRTLPTSGPRVIQGPGENAGVVDIGDGDCVVFKMESHNHPSYIEPYQGAATGVGGILRDVFTMGARPVAAMNALRFGAPDHSKTRHLVAGVVAGIGGYGNSFGVPTVGGEVEFDARYNGNCLVNAFAAGLAKSDAIFYSRAEGVGLPVVYLGAKTGRDGVGGATMASAEFDDAIDEKRPTVQVGDPFTEKCLLEACLELMASGAVIAIQDMGAAGLTCSAVEMGAKGDLGIELDLDRVPVRERLMSAYEMMLSESQERMLMVLRPEKEAEAEAIFRKWGLDFAIVGKTTDDLRFRVRHQGEEVADLPIKELGDQAPEYDRPWAKPAAPAPLDAADIPEADVADSLLQLLASPDLSSRRWVWEQYDTLIQGNSLQIPGGDAGVVRVEGHATKALAFSCDVTPRYCEADPFEGGKQAVAECWRNLTAVGAEPLAATDNLNFGNPERPEIMGQFVRAVQGIAEACRALDFPIVSGNVSLYNETNGQAILPTPTIGGVGLLRDRSLMRRAAFAAADEAIVLVGAPAAWGTHLGQSIYLRDIHGRRDGPPPPVDLDHERRVGDFVRELIAEGAVTAVHDLSDGGLAVALAEMAMASGIGATVNQLRDLSPMPVFFGEDQGRYLVTIPRDKIDWFLTERAVDIGIFAPWIGNTGGSELKLGGARAISVGELKAAHESWFPRFMDGAD; this comes from the coding sequence ATGACAATTCCGAACACCGTTCCGATCACGCCCGAACTTGTGGCCGCGCATGGGCTCAAGCCGGATGAATATCAACGCATTCTCGACCTGATCGGGCGCGAGCCAACCTTTACCGAACTTGGCATCTTTTCGGCAATGTGGAACGAGCACTGCTCGTACAAATCCTCCAAGAAGTGGCTGAGAACCCTGCCGACCAGCGGCCCGCGCGTGATCCAGGGCCCGGGCGAGAACGCCGGCGTGGTCGACATAGGCGACGGCGACTGCGTAGTCTTCAAGATGGAGAGCCACAACCACCCCTCCTACATCGAGCCTTATCAGGGTGCCGCGACCGGGGTCGGCGGCATCCTGCGGGACGTCTTCACCATGGGCGCTCGCCCGGTAGCCGCGATGAACGCGCTGCGCTTCGGCGCACCGGATCATTCCAAGACGCGCCACCTGGTCGCCGGCGTCGTCGCCGGCATCGGCGGCTACGGCAACTCCTTCGGCGTGCCAACGGTCGGTGGCGAGGTCGAGTTCGATGCGCGCTACAACGGCAATTGCCTGGTCAATGCCTTCGCCGCAGGCCTCGCGAAGTCGGACGCGATCTTCTATTCCAGGGCCGAAGGCGTCGGTCTGCCCGTCGTTTACCTCGGGGCCAAGACCGGCCGCGACGGCGTAGGCGGCGCCACCATGGCCTCGGCCGAATTCGATGACGCCATCGACGAAAAGCGGCCGACCGTACAGGTCGGCGATCCTTTCACGGAAAAGTGCCTGCTCGAGGCCTGCCTCGAGCTCATGGCCTCCGGGGCTGTCATCGCCATCCAGGACATGGGCGCCGCCGGCCTAACGTGTTCCGCAGTCGAAATGGGCGCCAAGGGCGACCTCGGCATCGAACTCGATCTGGACCGCGTGCCGGTGCGCGAGCGCCTGATGTCCGCCTATGAGATGATGCTTTCGGAAAGCCAGGAGCGCATGCTCATGGTTCTGAGGCCGGAAAAGGAAGCCGAGGCCGAGGCGATCTTCCGCAAATGGGGCCTCGACTTCGCGATCGTCGGCAAGACGACCGATGATTTGCGCTTCCGCGTCCGCCATCAGGGCGAAGAGGTCGCGGACCTGCCGATCAAGGAACTCGGCGACCAGGCGCCCGAATACGACCGGCCATGGGCGAAGCCGGCCGCTCCGGCGCCGCTCGACGCCGCCGACATCCCCGAGGCCGATGTCGCCGATTCACTGCTGCAACTGCTCGCCTCGCCCGACCTGTCGAGCCGACGCTGGGTGTGGGAACAATACGATACGCTGATCCAGGGCAACTCGCTGCAAATTCCGGGCGGCGACGCCGGCGTGGTGCGGGTCGAGGGCCATGCGACCAAGGCGCTTGCGTTTTCCTGCGACGTGACGCCCCGCTATTGCGAAGCCGATCCGTTCGAGGGCGGCAAGCAGGCGGTCGCAGAGTGCTGGCGCAACCTGACCGCTGTTGGCGCCGAGCCGCTGGCGGCGACCGACAACCTCAATTTCGGCAATCCCGAACGCCCCGAGATCATGGGCCAGTTCGTGCGCGCCGTACAAGGGATCGCCGAGGCCTGCCGAGCCCTCGACTTCCCGATCGTGTCGGGAAACGTCTCACTCTACAACGAAACCAACGGCCAGGCGATCCTGCCGACGCCGACGATCGGCGGCGTCGGGCTGCTGCGCGATCGGTCGTTGATGCGTAGGGCTGCCTTTGCCGCGGCGGACGAGGCAATCGTTCTGGTCGGCGCGCCCGCTGCCTGGGGCACTCATCTCGGCCAGTCGATCTATCTGCGCGACATCCATGGACGCCGCGACGGACCGCCGCCGCCGGTCGATCTCGACCATGAGCGGCGGGTCGGCGATTTCGTTCGGGAACTGATCGCCGAGGGCGCGGTTACGGCCGTCCACGACCTCTCCGACGGTGGCCTTGCCGTCGCGCTCGCGGAAATGGCGATGGCATCGGGGATTGGCGCCACGGTCAACCAGTTGCGCGACCTGTCGCCGATGCCGGTGTTTTTCGGCGAGGACCAGGGCCGCTACCTCGTTACGATACCCCGTGACAAGATCGACTGGTTCCTGACCGAGCGTGCGGTGGATATCGGCATCTTCGCGCCCTGGATCGGCAATACCGGGGGTAGCGAATTGAAACTGGGTGGGGCGCGTGCCATATCGGTGGGAGAGTTGAAGGCCGCCCACGAATCGTGGTTTCCGCGCTTCATGGACGGCGCTGACTGA
- the ttcA gene encoding tRNA 2-thiocytidine(32) synthetase TtcA translates to MTLQAPSIEMTAGEATGAHELFAGAPATVEFNKLRKRLVRNARQAIDDFAMARSGERWLVALSGGKDSYGLLAILLDLKWRGLLPVELLACNLDQGQPNFPKHVLPDYLASIGVAHRIEYQDTYSVVTDKIPEGNTYCSLCSRLRRGHLYRIAREEGCSALVLGHHREDILETFFMNFFHGGRLASMPPKLVNDEGDLFVLRPLAYCAEADLARFAEAMAFPIIPCDLCGSQEGLQRGTMKEMLDGIERRMPGRKDTMIRALANVRPSHLLDRSLFDFAGLARSASGLGD, encoded by the coding sequence ATGACGTTGCAGGCTCCCTCGATCGAGATGACCGCTGGCGAGGCCACCGGCGCGCACGAGTTGTTCGCCGGCGCGCCGGCCACCGTCGAATTCAACAAGCTGCGCAAGCGGCTGGTCCGGAACGCTCGCCAGGCGATCGACGACTTCGCCATGGCGCGGAGCGGCGAGCGGTGGCTGGTGGCGCTGTCCGGCGGCAAGGACTCCTACGGTCTGCTTGCGATCCTGCTCGATCTCAAATGGCGCGGCCTCCTGCCCGTCGAGTTGCTGGCCTGCAACCTTGACCAGGGGCAGCCGAATTTCCCCAAGCACGTGTTGCCCGATTATCTGGCCTCGATCGGCGTGGCGCATCGCATCGAATACCAGGACACCTATTCGGTCGTCACGGACAAGATCCCCGAGGGCAATACCTATTGCTCGTTATGCTCGCGGCTGCGGCGAGGACATCTCTATCGCATCGCGCGCGAGGAAGGATGTTCGGCACTGGTGCTGGGCCATCATCGCGAGGATATCCTCGAAACCTTCTTCATGAACTTCTTCCATGGCGGGCGGCTCGCATCGATGCCGCCGAAGCTGGTCAATGACGAGGGCGACCTGTTCGTGCTGCGCCCGCTGGCCTACTGCGCCGAGGCCGACCTTGCCCGCTTCGCCGAGGCGATGGCGTTCCCGATTATTCCCTGCGACCTCTGCGGCAGCCAGGAAGGGCTGCAGCGCGGCACCATGAAGGAGATGCTCGACGGTATCGAGCGGCGCATGCCGGGCCGCAAGGACACCATGATCCGGGCGCTGGCGAATGTGCGGCCGAGCCATCTGCTCGACCGCTCACTGTTCGATTTTGCCGGTCTTGCGCGATCCGCTTCCGGGCTGGGCGATTAG
- a CDS encoding TfoX/Sxy family protein — protein MFGGICFTLNGNMLCGTMKDGDAMFRVGPEQEAEALARPEARRMDFTGRPMKGFVIVAAEKLASDAAILEWIATATRFVGALPPKQKK, from the coding sequence ATGTTCGGCGGCATCTGCTTCACGCTCAACGGCAACATGTTGTGCGGCACCATGAAGGATGGTGATGCAATGTTCCGCGTCGGCCCCGAGCAGGAAGCTGAAGCACTGGCGCGGCCGGAAGCAAGGCGGATGGACTTCACTGGCCGGCCGATGAAGGGTTTCGTGATCGTCGCGGCAGAAAAGCTGGCGAGCGATGCCGCAATCCTCGAGTGGATCGCGACCGCGACCCGGTTTGTCGGCGCTTTGCCGCCCAAACAAAAGAAATAG
- the grxD gene encoding Grx4 family monothiol glutaredoxin → MAGINDFISSEVQGNDVVLFMKGTPGFPQCGFSGQVVQILDYLGVDYKGINVLTSDELRQGIKEYSNWPTIPQLYVKGEFVGGCDIIREMFQAGELQPFLGEKGVAAKGAA, encoded by the coding sequence ATGGCAGGCATCAACGATTTCATCTCCAGCGAAGTTCAGGGCAACGACGTCGTGCTGTTCATGAAGGGCACGCCGGGCTTTCCGCAGTGCGGTTTTTCCGGTCAGGTCGTGCAGATCCTCGATTACCTCGGCGTCGACTACAAGGGCATCAACGTGCTGACTTCCGACGAGCTTCGTCAGGGCATCAAGGAATATTCCAACTGGCCAACGATCCCGCAGCTCTACGTTAAGGGCGAATTCGTCGGCGGCTGCGATATCATCCGCGAGATGTTCCAGGCTGGCGAGTTACAGCCGTTCCTGGGCGAAAAGGGCGTCGCCGCCAAAGGCGCCGCCTGA
- the murI gene encoding glutamate racemase, with amino-acid sequence MAERPVLVFDSGIGGLTVLREARVLMPDRRFVYVADDAAFPYGAWDEPALHRHIITLFGQLLQAHDPEVSVIACNTASTLVIDALREAYPGRLFVGTVPAIKPAAERTRSGLVSVLATPGTVKRQYTRDLIREWAAKCHVRLVGSVGLAALAEAYIRDGFVDEDMVRAEIEPCFVERDGRRTDIVVLACTHYPFLVNRMRKTAPWPVDWIDPAEAIARRALSLLGRGEPEDRLANGPDPAIFTSGKADAAIRRVVQGFGLALRD; translated from the coding sequence ATGGCTGAGCGGCCGGTGCTGGTATTCGATTCCGGTATCGGCGGGCTCACCGTCTTGCGCGAGGCGCGGGTGCTCATGCCGGACCGCCGCTTCGTCTACGTTGCCGACGATGCCGCCTTTCCCTATGGCGCCTGGGACGAGCCGGCCTTGCACCGGCATATCATCACGCTGTTCGGACAGCTGCTGCAGGCGCACGATCCCGAGGTCTCTGTCATTGCATGTAATACAGCCTCGACGCTGGTTATCGACGCGCTGCGCGAAGCCTATCCGGGCCGGCTGTTCGTCGGTACTGTGCCGGCCATCAAGCCGGCGGCCGAGAGGACGCGATCCGGCCTCGTGTCCGTCCTGGCGACGCCGGGGACGGTGAAAAGGCAATATACGCGTGACCTTATCCGCGAATGGGCCGCAAAATGCCATGTCCGGCTGGTCGGCAGCGTCGGGCTTGCCGCATTGGCCGAAGCATATATTCGCGACGGCTTCGTTGACGAGGATATGGTGCGAGCCGAGATCGAGCCGTGCTTCGTCGAGCGCGACGGGCGGCGCACGGATATCGTCGTTCTTGCCTGCACGCATTATCCGTTTCTGGTCAACCGCATGCGCAAGACCGCGCCGTGGCCCGTCGACTGGATCGACCCTGCGGAAGCGATCGCACGTCGGGCCCTGTCGCTGCTGGGGCGCGGGGAACCTGAAGACCGTCTCGCCAACGGCCCTGATCCGGCCATCTTCACTTCCGGAAAGGCCGACGCCGCGATCCGCCGCGTCGTCCAGGGCTTTGGCCTGGCCCTTCGCGACTAG
- the rpsD gene encoding 30S ribosomal protein S4 has product MSKRESSKYKLDRRLGENIWGRPKSPVNRREYGPGQHGQRRKGKLSDFGLQLRAKQKLKGHYGDISEKQFRRTYEEANRRKGDTSENLIGLLESRLDAVVYRAKFVPTIFAARQFINHGHIQVNGRRVNISSYRCRPGDVVTVRERSRELTIVLEAVQLAERDVPDYIDADHSKMTATFARVPQLADVPYAVHMEPNLVVEYYSR; this is encoded by the coding sequence ATGAGCAAGCGCGAATCGTCCAAATACAAGCTCGACCGCCGTCTCGGCGAAAACATCTGGGGCCGCCCCAAGTCGCCGGTCAACCGCCGTGAGTACGGCCCGGGCCAGCATGGCCAGCGCCGCAAGGGCAAGCTGTCCGATTTCGGCCTGCAGCTGCGCGCCAAGCAGAAGCTGAAGGGTCATTACGGCGATATTTCCGAAAAGCAGTTCCGACGCACCTACGAGGAAGCCAACCGCCGCAAGGGGGATACCTCGGAGAACCTGATCGGGCTGCTGGAGTCGCGCCTCGACGCCGTCGTCTATCGTGCCAAGTTCGTGCCGACGATCTTCGCCGCGCGCCAGTTCATCAACCACGGCCACATCCAGGTGAATGGCCGTCGCGTGAACATCTCCTCCTATCGCTGCCGTCCCGGCGACGTGGTCACCGTGCGTGAGCGGTCGCGCGAACTGACGATCGTGCTCGAGGCCGTACAACTCGCCGAGCGTGACGTGCCCGACTATATCGATGCCGATCACTCCAAGATGACCGCGACCTTCGCTCGCGTGCCGCAACTGGCCGATGTGCCCTATGCGGTGCATATGGAGCCGAACCTGGTCGTCGAGTATTACTCGCGCTAG
- a CDS encoding BolA/IbaG family iron-sulfur metabolism protein gives MAMDAHDIQSMIKEAIPDAKVTIRDLAGDGDHYAAEVVAESFRGKSRVQQHQMVYEALKGKMGGVLHALALQTSAPD, from the coding sequence ATGGCCATGGACGCGCACGATATCCAAAGCATGATCAAGGAGGCGATCCCGGACGCGAAGGTGACCATTCGCGATCTCGCAGGAGACGGCGACCATTATGCCGCCGAAGTCGTCGCGGAAAGCTTTCGCGGCAAGAGCCGTGTCCAGCAACACCAGATGGTCTACGAGGCCCTGAAGGGCAAGATGGGCGGCGTCCTGCACGCGCTTGCCCTTCAGACAAGCGCCCCCGACTGA